In Carya illinoinensis cultivar Pawnee chromosome 6, C.illinoinensisPawnee_v1, whole genome shotgun sequence, a single genomic region encodes these proteins:
- the LOC122312826 gene encoding glutathione S-transferase T3-like encodes MSKRHNPKGEKGNKNPSGVCHLLQRKIPSSFQLGLTLVWIPYGELTNHLHKCGVEFMRSRIYEYYSTYKKLNCQERSIASLTNRWSIIQKCLNKFCGSLAQVEGMHPSGATEQDKIDKAKILYRENLKHNFTMDNCWNLLRHQPKWQAHMDLIKKKNGSSSGITPNSIPLGEEMENVPVDCERPPGKKAEKVREKERKCNERQNLVIKEALSQMTDDRRTCMMERRESQLKYENERSELLFLKKIKLD; translated from the exons ATGTCCAAGCGACACAACCCCAAaggggaaaaaggaaacaaaaatccCAGCGGGGTGTGTCATTTACTGCAGAGGAAGATACCATCCTCGTTTCAGCTTGGCTTAACATTAGTATGGATCCCATACGGGGAACTGACCAATCATCTACacaaatgtggagtagaattTATGAGGAGTAGAATTTATGAGTACTACTCCACatataaaaaacttaattgTCAAGAACGATCTATAGCTTCTTTGACCAATCGGTGGTCAATCATTCAAAAATGCCTCAATAAATTTTGTGGTAGCTTAGCCCAAGTTGAAGGAATGCATCCAAGCGGTGCAACTGAGCAGGACAAG ATTGATAAGGCAAAAATCTTGTACCGAGAGAACCTCAAACATAACTTTACCATGGATAATTGTTGGAATCTATTGAGGCACCAACCAAAATGGCAAGCACACATGGacctcataaaaaagaaaaatgggtcaAGTTCAGGTATTACTCCAAACTCAATACCTTTaggagaagaaatggaaaaTGTGCCCGTCGATTGTGAGAGACCTCCTGGAAAGAAAGCTGAAAAAgtaagagagaaagaaagaaaatgtaacGAAAGACAAAATCTAGTAATTAAGGAGGCCTTAAGCCAAATGACAGATGATAGGAGGACTTGTATGATGGAGAGAAGAGAATCACAATTGAAGTATGAGAATGAAAGATCTGAGTTACTATTTCTTAAGAAGATAAAACTTGATTAG